In the genome of Mauremys mutica isolate MM-2020 ecotype Southern chromosome 8, ASM2049712v1, whole genome shotgun sequence, one region contains:
- the HSD17B7 gene encoding 3-keto-steroid reductase/17-beta-hydroxysteroid dehydrogenase 7, with protein MQPVVLVTGASSGIGSALCKRLLREDAGVRLCLACRNMQKATATKAVLLAAHPAAQVTLVRLDVSSLESVLRAASEIQRRFQRLDYLFLNAGIMPNTHVSFKALISGLFSGRAVHMLSTAEGLLTQEDCITADGLQAVFETNLFGHFILIRQLEPLLCCLEKPSLLIWTSSSNARKSAFSLTDYQHSKGKESYSSSKYATDLASVALNKHFNKQGLYSSVVCPGLVMTNLTYGILPSFFWKLLMPIMWIIRFFTKTYTLTPYNGAEAQVWLFKQKPESLDALMKYHSCTSPMGKNCVESQKMDVEEETAEIFYQKLLELEKHVLAKLNAPLSPK; from the exons ATGCAGCCCGTGGTGCTGGTCACTGGCGCCAGCAG TGGTATCGGCTCCGCCCTATGCAAGCGGTTGCTGCGGGAGGACGCTGGGGTCCGGCTGTGCCTGGCCTGCCGGAACATGCAGAAGGCCACTGCCACCAAGGCCGTGCTGCTGGCCGCCCACCCGGCAGCCCAGGTCACCCTCGTGCGCCTGGATGTCAGCAGCCTGGAGTCCGTCCTGCGGGCAGCCAGCGAGATCCAGCGCAG GTTTCAGCGCTTGGACTATCTCTTCCTGAATGCTGGGATCATGCCAAATACCCATGTTAGCTTCAAAGCACTGATCTCTGGTCTCTTTTCTGG GAGAGCAGTCCACATGCTGAGCACAGCAGAGGGGCTGCTAACTCAAGAAGACTGCATCACTGCAGATGGCCTGCAGGCGGTGTTTGAAACCAACCTCTTTGGGCACTTTATACTG ATTCGGCAGCTTGAGCCTCTGCTATGTTGCCTTGAAAAGCCCTCGCTGCTCATCTGGACCTCTTCCAGCAATGCCAGGAAGTCTGCTTTCAGTCTCACTGACTACCAGCACAGCAAAGGCAAAGAGTCTTACAGTTCCTCCAAATATGCCACTGACCTTGCTAGTGTGGCTCTGAACAAGCACTTTAACAAGCAG GGGCTGTATTCCAGTGTGGTTTGCCCAGGTCTTGTGATGACTAACCTGACTTATGGAATTCTGCCATCTTTCTTCTGGAAGCTGCTTATGCCCATCATGTGGATA ATACGCTTTTTCACCAAGACTTACACACTAACTCCGTACAATGGAGCAGAAGCTCAG GTATGGCTCTTCAAACAAAAGCCAGAGTCACTGGATGCACTAATGAAATATCACAGCTGTACTTCACCAATGGGGAAGAACTGTGTGGAGTCCCAAAAG ATGGATGTGGAGGAAGAAACTGCTGAAATATTTTATCAAAAGCTGTTGGAACTGGAGAAGCATGTCCTAGCAAAATTGAATGCTCCCTTGAGCCCCAAGTAA